AAAGTCTTCTACGAACTAAAAAAACCATAAAAAACACTGCTACAAGAAACAATAAAATCTCAAAACCTGGCGTAACTTTTTTCCCACTTGTTATGTTTGTGTTATTATAATTACACGTGGCATTATACCCCTCCCAGAACTCATCCAAAACATATGCTGTGAGCACATCAAAATACACTGTACAAGAATCATGATCATTTTTGTTGAACTGTGCAAAAACCTCAAGAGGACTATACGCGTTAAACCATTTTGTATCAGGGTTAACACGAACCCTCCAAATATAAGTGAAGTTTTCACCTGTTTTCACGCTACGCCCACATACAAGAAGCTCATCCATAACAGTTGGGCCATCTAAAACCTCAAAAACAGGGGTTCCAAACTCACGCAGTTTAAAAAATATCACAGACAAACCTGTTTTTGCTGTAACAACAACCTTAACCTCAAACTCCTCACCTAGTTTAAGATAAGGATGAGCAGTGGCATTACGCCATTCCTCATTGTCTCTGCGAAACCAGGCGTACATAGAACCATAGCTGCATTCACCAGCAAACACAGCTGAAGCTGAAAAAATAGGAAACAACAGTAAAAAAACAATAGATATACCAGCAAACCTTTTTGTGAGCATCATCTTAATCATACCCTGGTGTGTGCTCATCCCAGCAATCTCCCTCAAGATCACCAAGCATCATACCCCATGGTGGAACAACACCAAAAGAAACAGTTGTGAAACCAAAACTCAAGCGAGTGTTCTCACCAACCTGAACACCATCAATGGAGATAACACGCGACTCCCTTATATAAACCTGTGGCTCATGCCCCAATATGGGGTTAAAAAAAGTCTCATCATTTGAGTCAATAACCTTAAACTGGGCGTATTCACCTTCTACATCAATAACCCATATGTTCAATGTAACAACCCATGGTGTAACAGGCGTTGGAGGCAGAATTGGTAGACCAGTTGGGCCTAGGGTGCAGCGGTTACGGAGTTTAAGAACCCAAATCTCTTCATCACCGTAACTGGTTTTCTCAAAAGGATCAAGGTAATCTGGGTATTGGTCAACAGCGCACCTGAGGGTCTCATTCCAAACAGTTTTACCCTCCCTTGTTCTAACCACATCCATGTCAAAACCAAAGGGGATTGTGAAACCATTCTTTAGAGCATCCTTTGTATCACTCAAAGCCTGTCTGATATCATTAGTGTTTAAACCAAGAGCGTAATCATCTAATGCCTCCCCAAGTTTTTTATCAAACGAGTCTGTAACACTTGAAAGAACATGCTCAATCTCATACCTGGTTTTATAAACATACCACTCCCTCAAAAGATAAACAGCTTTGTTACCCACGCAACTATACACGCCGCCATTCATATAAGACGACTTATTTAAATATAAACTGATGTTGGCATCAAACTTTTTCAAAAGATCCTCTCTAACCTTTGCAATAAAATCATATGGGTCAGGGTAATTGGTTGATGTTATAGACTCATCAAGCCTAATCCCCCTAACCATGGCTAATACATCATTCATGGTTGTCCATGCCACGCCATCAACCCAGCTGCCAGCAACACCATCCACTACACTACCATAATACAAACCGTTTCCATGTAACACAAGATCCTCCCTGTTCGGGTTTAAATACATATCAACATATGCATCAACTGTATCCTCAAGGTTAGGGTCATCAACTGAGTTGTTGTAGTAAAAAACATCCTTGACACCAACCCATGTTTTTTCATCAGCAACCTTGGAATAAGAATCTAACAACACACGAACAGTAACAGTCTCATTCTTGTAATCCTCTGTGGTGAAATATGTTGTAACATTCCATGTACTGTTACCATCTGTTTCCTCATGGGTCTCACTCCACATGTGCCATCTAACCCATCTCACATCATATACCTCACCATAAAGGGTACAACCAACATTGACAAAACCCTTATCAGGCTTAGATAATAGGTTAAGTAAAACCGGTCCAAAACTAAGCTCCCAGCTACCAAAACCCTCATCATCAGGGTAACCAACATGCTGCCCTAAAACCACATCAAACACCCTTTTTACATCAGTATGCATACCAGCCGTGTAAACCTCTGAAACAACATCATTTATTTTATGGGCTGTACTCTGGTTAACCACAAGATGTTTTATTGTCTCATTACAAACAAAACCCTGTTTAACCATCTCATCAACAATATTTTTTATCACATCCTCAAAATCATCATCAAAAACAACATCCCTAGTAACCACCAAACCTGTCCCCGGGTTTTTAAAAACCAGTGTTACACTGTCTACATTATATAATATCCGCTCAGCTATATCAGAGACATTAACATCCAGAAAATTATTGATGCTATTGTTTACATCATCACCAGCATCGATGTTCGCAGTACCAGATGAAAACTCATTTGGATCAAACCTAAAACCATCCTCCTCCATATCATTAAAGATATCTGCAAGTGTTTGATCTCCAGATGTTTTTTTGAGTGTCTCCCAAGTTTTTTTAGCGAACTCAACAACACTCAGGGGGTCGACGCTGCTAAAAACCAGGCCCTGCTCAAGTAATATGCCACCGTTCACAATAAGAGCAAGATGCTTGTTATCAACCACATTCAAAGGCTGACCAGAACTATAATGTTTATAACCACGTATAAGAGAATAAACGTTAGAGAGAGCTGTTGTAAGACTCCAAAGAGGCTTAAAAACACCATCTAACGTATCATGATAATCATCAACCAAGGTTTTCAACAAAAGATAACGAGAAGTAACAATAGAAGAAGCATTAATTGTTCTAAAACCAACAATCTCCCCATCATGTAACCTTTTAACCTCAAAACCTATTGGGATATTAACCAGATAGTAACCAGGTTGATTTTTGAGTTTCTCACTTGGGCCGATAAAAGGAATAGCGAAACTCCTCACTATATCCATCTCCAAACTATTTAGGGTAACATCATCTATAGAAACAATGGGATACTCCTCACCAACCGGTATAACAACATTGATCGCGTATCTACCATCATTAAAAACATCATACTGATAAGTTGAAGTCAAATATATATTCAAATAGTCCATAATCATCTTTTTTATACGGTTATTGTTCACCTCATCAGCAGTACTACCGAAACCAGCATCAGCATAGGCATTAACCACTGGTGTTTCACCTAAAACCTTCAAAGCCTTCATACCAGCTAGGTTTATCGCTGTGTTAATATCAGCCTCAGCGAAACGAATGAGGTTCTCCACCTCGTTGAAATCAATTGTACTAGCTATCTCAAAAGATTTTTCTTGCTCTAGTTTTATAACATAAAAAGTGGTGAAACTACTACCCAACAAGAGGAATATACCAATGACAGAAAAAGGTATACGCGCCTTATCATCTGTTAAAAAATGTTTTAGCGATATCATCCTCTTGCCTCCCAGATTGTGAGAACAACATATGCTCTATCTATTGATATGCGTTCAAACAACCACTCTGTAAGCATCTCAGCGAAATCAACACCTTTGTCAATCAAATCAAAAATGTTTTCTACAAAAACAGACAAGTAAGGATCAATAAAACCTTTTATCACACATGTGACGTTATCTTTTATAGCTGACTCAAGAATATTAAAAGCCTCGTTTAGATTACCAAATGGGAGACTCAATAAACCATGTATCGAGTTGTTTAATTCATCGTAAATACCCTGCATAATAGGGTTGCCAATGCTACTATTAAGACCAAAGAACAAATCATCAAGTGAACCTAA
This DNA window, taken from Candidatus Thermoplasmatota archaeon, encodes the following:
- a CDS encoding sarcinarray family MAST domain-containing protein; translated protein: MSTHQGMIKMMLTKRFAGISIVFLLLFPIFSASAVFAGECSYGSMYAWFRRDNEEWRNATAHPYLKLGEEFEVKVVVTAKTGLSVIFFKLREFGTPVFEVLDGPTVMDELLVCGRSVKTGENFTYIWRVRVNPDTKWFNAYSPLEVFAQFNKNDHDSCTVYFDVLTAYVLDEFWEGYNATCNYNNTNITSGKKVTPGFEILLFLVAVFFMVFLVRRRLFSI